TCGACAAGATCGCCAACGGCAATGGCACCCGCATGCCCCGCAGCCAGGAAACATTCGTTGGCGGCCTCTCTCACGACCAGCGCAATGGAGTCTTCGTACTCACGCAAAACAGCGCCGCCTCAGACCTCGTCATGCGTGACCGGGCTAAAGACTCTCCCAAACCAGAACCCTTCAAAGCCCTCAAGTCCTGGTTCTTCTTTGACAATCGAATCATCTGCTTGGGATCTAACATTTCCACAAAACATGTTAGCTACCCGGCACGCACCAACCTCTTCCAAAAATTTCTAACGGATGAGTTTAACACGACCATCGTGAACGGAGAAAATTTCAGCTTGGCCGACTCTGTCATTGCCAAAGATTATACAGGGGAGATCACCGCCCTAACAGACCCCTACGGAAACAGCTACATCACTTCCAAACAGGACCAGGTCCATCTGCGCATCGGCGAGCAGAGCTCACGTGATGGTTCAGACAAGAAGGACACCAAAGGAAACTACGCCACCGCCTGGATCGAGCATGGCATCGACCCACAGGATGCAGGCTATCAATACGCGGTATTAGTCCAACCGGAGGAAGGTGAGACCGAGGCCTTCGCCAAGTCACTTCCCTACCGGGTCCTCAAAAAGGACGCGGAGGCTCATATTGTCTTGGATAAGACCAGCAAGAGCATCGGCCACGTGATCTTCAATGCCAATGCTGATCTCACGCAGATCAAGACGCCACTGATATCCACCTCCATCCCGGCTCTGGTCATGACGGAGAACACGGAGAAAGAACTCATCGTCAGCTTCACCAACCCGGATGCTCGCACGGACGCTAGCGAGCCTCTTCCAACGACTATTACCCTCAAAGGCGAACACCTCTGCGATCAACTGCCAGAAGGAGTCAGCACCGAACTGAAGGATGGCAACACCTTGATCACCGCTTCTTTCCTCCACTCGGAGCCTGTCACGATTCATTTCACCAAGCCACTTCCTTTGGTCGAGGCGACAGAGATAGAAGAGAGCCATACAACCAGCACGGTTAACTACTTCATCATCCCCGGTGAATACGTGGCCATGGTGGGAGGTGGCATCGCCCTCCTCCTGATTGGCATCATGGCTGTGGGCAAACGCAGCAAACGCTAGCCATTTAGACCATTCATTCCCCCTTCATCATGGCGAGCTCTCTGATCTATCTCAGCAGAGCTCGTTTTTTGTATCCATGAATCAGCCTCATTGACACATCTTGACGCCCTAAAAAGCACTGCGGAATGAAATCGATTAATGTCTCCTGTACCTCCATTTTCATAACTCCCGCAATCACACAAATAGTTTCAAAAAATCCCGTCACCAGCTGCCGCTGGCACACTACATGCTCAAGCGAGGTCAGCTATCATGCGTAGCGGAAAAGCGAGCTCGTTACTCCTTTCCGCCAAGCCCAATGCGCGTAGGCACTCATAACGATATTAAACCAACACCCTACACATTAAGTAATGGAAACACCTAAATCAAACCGCGTGGGCTTTCTCTTGGACATGGATGGAGTCATCTACAAAGGCAAATCCGCCATCGAAGGCTCTGCAGCTTTCCTCGAGAAGCTTCGTGAAAACGATATCCCCTATCTCTTCCTGACCAACAACAGTCAGCGTACCCGCCGAGACATGGCGATGAAACTCCAGCGCATGGGCATCCCTGCCGAGCGCGAACAAATCTTCACCTGCGCCATGGCCACCGCCCGCTTCCTCTCCGAGAAGAAGCCGGATGGCACCGCCTACGTCATCGGTGAGAACGGTCTCGCAGCAGCTCTCCACCAGAACGACTACACCGTGGTGGATGATGATCCTGATTTCGTCGTGGTCGGCGAAGGCCGCACCATCAGCTTCGAGAACATCGAGAAGGCCGTGCGTCTCGTTTCCAACGGCGCTGCCCTCATCGCCACCAACCTGGACACCACCTGCCCGACCGACGCAGGCATCCGCCCCGGCTGTGGTGCCATCGTGGCCATGATCGAGAGCGCTACTGGCAAGAAAGCCTTCTCCCTCGGCAAGCCAAGCCCGATCATGATGCGTATGGCCCGTAAAACACTCGGCCTCCGTACCGATGAGACCATCATGGTGGGTGACACCATGTACACCGACGTACTCGGCGCCGTTCAGATGGGCTACCGTTCCGTCCTCGTCCTCAGTGGCCACACGACTGAAGAAGACATCAAGAGCTATGCCTATACCCCAGACCTCGTGGCCCCATGCCTGAACGCCATTCCGGATG
The sequence above is drawn from the Rubritalea squalenifaciens DSM 18772 genome and encodes:
- a CDS encoding HAD-IIA family hydrolase, coding for METPKSNRVGFLLDMDGVIYKGKSAIEGSAAFLEKLRENDIPYLFLTNNSQRTRRDMAMKLQRMGIPAEREQIFTCAMATARFLSEKKPDGTAYVIGENGLAAALHQNDYTVVDDDPDFVVVGEGRTISFENIEKAVRLVSNGAALIATNLDTTCPTDAGIRPGCGAIVAMIESATGKKAFSLGKPSPIMMRMARKTLGLRTDETIMVGDTMYTDVLGAVQMGYRSVLVLSGHTTEEDIKSYAYTPDLVAPCLNAIPDEFFMPAALATV